The Sorangiineae bacterium MSr11367 genome window below encodes:
- a CDS encoding M4 family metallopeptidase — protein MKSILNRRPAFGSWATLVALPILACAPVACSGNSSESSDTPEPSTTRMQIVSTEKLSGIPTYVKGQLGAAASKSALASIASALHASGSELVLKNTLQDESGAVHERYTQLKNGYEIVGGELVVHSRQGVIYAANGNARSNLSAPTEAAAKVSAAAAAVRALSAYDLGDFASADPNTQLVYRRTVNGTGDALELLHRVTVKGTQADGTPILDKVLVNAVDGSVVARLPTIHTAKNRELHDLKNKTTLPGTTVRTEGQAATSDAVVNNNYDRLGTTYDAYKELFNRDSLDGSGGKLISSVHYSTKYNNAYWNGTQMVYGDGDGSTFSNLANSLDVTAHELTHGVTSNTSNLEYSGESGGLNEAMSDIFGNVVEYYGAGKVVSDNTWKVGEDVYTPNTAGDALRYMNDPAKDGDSLDYYPDYTSGVDVHYSSGIANLAFYLLSQGGKHPRSKTTVSVTAIGIEKAAQIFYRANTQIFTASTTFAQAKQWTGQAAQDLGYTQAEISAVADAWSAVGVTE, from the coding sequence ATGAAATCCATTCTCAATCGCCGTCCCGCCTTCGGGAGCTGGGCGACGTTGGTTGCATTGCCCATTTTGGCGTGCGCACCCGTGGCTTGCTCGGGAAATTCCAGTGAATCGAGCGATACGCCGGAGCCGTCGACGACCCGAATGCAAATCGTCTCGACGGAAAAGCTCTCCGGCATACCCACCTACGTGAAAGGTCAACTCGGTGCCGCGGCCTCCAAGAGCGCATTGGCCAGCATCGCCTCCGCGCTGCACGCAAGTGGTTCCGAATTGGTATTGAAGAATACCCTTCAAGACGAATCGGGTGCCGTGCACGAACGTTACACGCAATTAAAGAATGGATATGAAATCGTGGGTGGCGAATTGGTGGTGCATAGCCGCCAAGGTGTCATCTACGCCGCCAATGGCAACGCCCGCAGCAACCTTTCGGCGCCCACCGAAGCCGCCGCCAAGGTTTCGGCGGCCGCGGCGGCCGTCCGTGCTCTCTCCGCGTACGACCTCGGCGATTTCGCTTCGGCGGACCCGAACACCCAATTGGTGTATCGCCGCACGGTGAATGGGACGGGGGACGCTCTCGAACTCCTCCATCGAGTGACCGTCAAAGGCACCCAGGCCGACGGAACCCCCATCCTCGACAAAGTGCTCGTCAATGCCGTCGACGGCTCGGTGGTCGCGCGTCTGCCCACGATTCACACCGCGAAGAACCGCGAACTGCACGATTTGAAAAACAAGACCACCCTGCCGGGAACGACCGTGCGGACGGAGGGGCAGGCCGCCACGTCGGATGCCGTGGTGAACAACAATTACGATCGCCTGGGCACGACGTACGACGCATACAAAGAGCTCTTCAACCGCGACTCACTCGATGGCAGTGGCGGCAAGCTCATTAGCTCCGTGCATTACAGTACGAAGTACAACAATGCGTATTGGAATGGCACGCAGATGGTGTACGGCGACGGCGACGGAAGCACGTTTTCCAATCTGGCCAATTCGCTCGACGTGACCGCCCACGAACTTACCCACGGCGTGACGTCCAACACGTCGAACCTCGAATACTCCGGTGAATCCGGCGGATTGAACGAGGCCATGTCGGACATCTTCGGCAATGTCGTCGAATATTACGGCGCCGGAAAGGTGGTCAGCGACAACACCTGGAAGGTGGGTGAAGACGTCTATACCCCCAACACGGCGGGCGATGCCCTCCGCTACATGAACGATCCGGCCAAGGATGGTGATTCGCTCGACTACTATCCGGACTACACGTCCGGGGTCGACGTTCACTACAGCTCGGGAATTGCCAATCTCGCGTTTTACCTGCTCTCGCAGGGTGGCAAGCACCCACGGAGCAAGACCACCGTCAGCGTGACGGCCATCGGCATCGAAAAGGCCGCGCAGATCTTCTATCGCGCCAACACGCAAATCTTCACCGCCTCCACCACCTTCGCCCAGGCCAAGCAGTGGACGGGGCAGGCTGCGCAGGACCTCGGGTACACGCAGGCGGAGATTTCCGCCGTTGCCGACGCCTGGTCGGCGGTGGGGGTGACCGAGTAG
- a CDS encoding radical SAM protein — protein MRIALIYPPPWKIAAREENVSYGHDGPPPGHRPQDLDADFYQTPYGLFTLGAEALRAGHRVKVLNLSAYAWSRVEEIIAGLDADLFGMSCWTANRRGVALTARCIREHHPKAHIIVGGPHATPLATEMLEHHPEIDTVSLGESDATFLELIGRLELGKPTSGIAGTVYREGDAIRKGPERRAIHELDTLASPHDYFDTHIVMTSRGCPWACTFCGAETTWGRGFRGHSVRYVLDALERVLARLPVKMLQIKDDTFTTNKKRVLELCHGIRERGLQFFWSCDTRVDLLTEPLLREMRLAGCQRLSLGVESGSQAILDAIDKKITPDEILESTEMAKQVGIKVRYYMMLGNRGETEHTFQETLDFLDRASPHEYIFSCLSIYPGTRDFHDAEKAGFVDREVFFTETFQELKTPFDASDEDTQRMNAWFFANSGLRVVHRDSVADYRAILERLGDYHAAHMDLGAALYQAGDMDGAEHHVRRALELGYPLPGLVYNHLACIAYARGDLQGMMDHFSHAAKVDPQHFVLIQNVNAARAWFKQGGPERKLPLQLSVRHDFQLLERTVQPTLPGPLPEDWKAWNAVALPAEPSATYLRTPDVEGSQHVLKTRTRLKVVV, from the coding sequence ATGCGTATAGCCCTCATTTACCCTCCCCCCTGGAAGATCGCGGCGCGCGAGGAGAACGTTTCCTACGGCCACGACGGGCCTCCGCCGGGCCACCGGCCGCAGGATCTCGACGCCGATTTCTACCAGACGCCCTACGGCCTCTTCACCCTGGGGGCGGAGGCGCTGCGGGCAGGGCATCGCGTGAAGGTGCTCAATTTATCGGCGTACGCGTGGTCGCGGGTCGAGGAGATCATCGCCGGCCTCGATGCCGACCTGTTTGGCATGTCGTGCTGGACGGCCAACCGCCGCGGCGTGGCCCTCACCGCGCGCTGCATCCGGGAGCACCACCCGAAGGCGCACATCATCGTCGGCGGGCCGCACGCCACGCCGCTCGCCACGGAAATGCTGGAGCACCACCCCGAGATCGACACCGTCTCGCTCGGCGAGAGCGATGCGACCTTTCTCGAGCTGATCGGGCGCCTGGAGCTGGGAAAGCCCACATCGGGCATTGCCGGGACGGTCTACCGCGAGGGCGATGCCATCCGAAAGGGCCCCGAGCGGCGGGCCATCCACGAGCTGGACACGCTCGCCTCGCCGCACGACTACTTCGACACGCACATCGTGATGACCTCGCGCGGCTGTCCCTGGGCCTGCACCTTCTGCGGCGCGGAGACCACGTGGGGACGCGGTTTTCGCGGGCACTCGGTGCGCTACGTGCTCGATGCGCTGGAGCGCGTGCTCGCGCGGCTCCCGGTGAAGATGCTCCAGATCAAGGACGATACGTTCACCACGAACAAGAAGCGCGTCCTCGAGCTTTGCCATGGCATCCGCGAGCGCGGGCTTCAATTTTTCTGGAGCTGCGACACCCGCGTGGACCTGCTCACCGAGCCGCTCTTGCGCGAGATGCGCTTGGCCGGGTGCCAGCGATTGAGCCTCGGGGTCGAGTCGGGCTCGCAGGCCATTTTGGATGCCATCGACAAGAAGATCACGCCCGACGAGATCCTCGAGTCCACGGAGATGGCCAAGCAGGTGGGCATCAAGGTCCGCTACTACATGATGCTCGGCAACCGAGGGGAGACGGAGCACACCTTCCAGGAAACCTTGGACTTTCTCGATCGGGCGAGCCCCCACGAGTACATCTTCTCCTGCCTGTCGATCTACCCCGGCACGCGCGACTTTCACGATGCGGAGAAAGCCGGCTTCGTGGACCGCGAGGTCTTCTTCACCGAGACGTTCCAGGAGCTGAAAACGCCGTTCGACGCGTCCGACGAGGACACGCAGCGCATGAACGCGTGGTTCTTCGCCAACAGCGGCCTGCGCGTGGTGCACCGTGACAGCGTGGCCGACTACCGCGCCATCCTCGAGCGCCTCGGCGACTACCATGCCGCGCACATGGACTTGGGGGCCGCACTCTACCAGGCCGGGGACATGGACGGCGCCGAGCACCACGTGCGTCGGGCGCTGGAGCTCGGGTACCCGCTACCGGGCCTCGTGTACAACCACCTCGCGTGCATCGCGTACGCGCGCGGCGATCTCCAAGGGATGATGGACCATTTCAGCCACGCGGCGAAGGTCGACCCGCAGCACTTCGTCCTGATCCAAAACGTGAACGCGGCGCGCGCTTGGTTCAAACAGGGGGGCCCGGAGCGGAAGCTCCCCCTGCAGCTCAGCGTGCGGCACGACTTTCAGCTCCTCGAGCGCACCGTGCAGCCCACGCTCCCGGGGCCGCTGCCCGAGGACTGGAAAGCGTGGAACGCCGTCGCCCTCCCGGCGGAGCCGAGTGCCACGTACCTGCGCACGCCCGACGTCGAAGGAAGTCAGCACGTGCTCAAGACGCGTACCCGGCTCAAGGTCGTCGTTTAG